GATCGATTACTCCCATCTGAATATCCAGGGATATGCAGTCGGTGCAAACGGCCTTCCTGATGGCGTTGAAGCCGGTCCGGATACTGCGATCTTTTCGGATGTGAATACCGAGACCGAGTATGGCTGGGACAAAAAAGTCAAGATGCGCCTGCCAATCTTCACTGGCGCACTTGGATCCACTGAAATTGCCCGGGTAAACTGGGAACACTTTGCAATCGGTGCAGCAATCGCCGGTATCACGCTGGTCTGTGGTGAGAATGTCTGCGGTATTGATCCTGGTTTAAAACTCGATAACAAGGGTAAAGTTATCGAGTCCCCTGAGATGGACCGCCGTATCAATGTGTACAAGAAATTCCACGACGGCTTTGGAGAGATCCTTGTCCAGATGAATGTTGAAGACACCCGGCTTGGAACCGCGGAGTATGTCGCCAGCAAACACAACCTGGACACCATAGAACTCAAGTGGGGACAGGGTGCCAAGTGTATCGGTGGCGAGATCAAGGTCAAGTCTCTTGAGCGTGCAATCGAGCTCAAGAAGCGGGGCTATATTGTTCTGCCCGACCCGACCCTCAAAGAGAACCAGGCCGCATTCAAGGCAGGGGCCATCAAGGAATTCGAGCGCCACTCCCGGCTTGGTTTTGTTACCAAGGAAGGATTCTTAGAAGAGGTTGACCGCCTCCGTGACATCGGGTTCAAGCGCGTTACCTTAAAGACCGGTGCGTACTCCATGGTTGAACTGGCAATGGCCCTCCGGTACAGTTCCGAGGCAAAGATTGACCTGCTCACCATCGATGGAGCTCCCGGCGGAACCGGCATGAGCCCCTGGCCGATGATGAATGAATGGGGTATCCCATCGTTCTACCTGCAGTCCCTTGCCTATGAATTTGCCTGCAAGCTCGAGAAGAAAGGCTTCCGTGTACCGGATCTTGCAATGGCCGGCGGTTTCTCCGATGAGCCCGGTGCATTCAAGGCACTTGCCATGGGCAGCCCGTATTTCAAGGCGGTCTGCATGGGCCGTGGTCTCATGATCCCCGGATTTGTCGGTAAGAACATCGACAAGTGGGTAAAAGAAGGCGATCTGCCTAAGTCTGTCTCCAAATATGGCAACAATATCGAAGAGATCTTTGTCTGCTACGAAGATCTCAAGGAGAAATTCGGTCCACGCATGTCTGAGATCCCCATGGGTGCAGTCGGTATCTACACCTATGCCCAGAAGTTCAGGACCGGTCTCCAGCAGATCATGGCCGGCAGCAGGAACTTCCGGCTCTCAACAATGTCCCGTGATGACCTGATGGCACTCACGCCCGAAGCCGCAGATGTTTCCGGCATTGACTATGTCATGTCTGCACGGTATGACGAAGCTATGGGCCAGTTGCTTGACTGAGCTCACATAATTTTTTTTACGTCTGCTCCGGGATTTATTCCCGGTATTTTTTTTAGGTCTCATTTTTCGATTTCTCACTTGTACCCGATAATCGGGGCATCCGGGTCCTGATGTAAATAAGTCCTGTAAGGGCTCAGTTTCCTGAAACATGATCCGGAAAAGCCCGTAAAACAGCCCGTTTCAGGCTACTTTGAGAATTCCCTCGCATATTGCCCCGATTGTCAAAATACGAGCGGAAACGACCTCACCGGATTGATGCTAATGGCCTTTAAACCGCGGTTTTTTTCACCACTTATATTACTCCATTCGTGCCCCGGAAACCCGACAGGAATGTGAATATGAGGCACTTTTTCCGTGAATTTGGTAAAAAATGTTTGACCCGGAATACGAGGAGCTTAATGCCGTGTCGGGGTACTCCAAATCATGGGACCGTGGTGGTGTTCAAATGTGTGCCACCGGATTAAAGCAAAAGGTTGGGGTTAAAATCATCAGGTTTTTTAGTCTGACTGCCTCGGTCTTCGAATCATGGATTTTTTAAAAATTCCCTACTGTTTTTCTGCGCTCTAATCTCCTGTAGAAATCACTTAAGCAATAGGTAGAGCAGAAATTTCCACCTTGTCGTTAATGCAAACCGCAATCCTTCATTATTTATCATTGGGTTAGATGGAAGGAATATTCCTACTAGCACATATATATGTATGCAGAGTTAACATTTCTGTGTAATACTAAAAGGAGGTACCATGCAACAGGTCACAATCCATAGTCCGGGTAAAATCAGATCTTCACAATCTCCACGGAAGCTGACAACTGCACCTGCTACGCAACGAATGCGTATCAAGTCGAAAAATTTTGACCGAAAGGAGAAATCCACCTGCTTATCCCTGGGCGGAAAGATCAAGGCAACGGTGTTTGAAATTACGCACGTTGATTCTGTTGATCCCGAACCGGGATTTGGGTATGGCTGGTCCTGTAAATGTAAGGGTCTACTCATGAAGGACAACGGTATCATGGACATCGTCAAAAGCGCAACAAGCGATGACGATAGATCCGGGGGTTTCCTCTGCTCATGCAACTGATGCAATAAAAATCAGGAATTGAACGAGCGGGAACAATTAAAAAAAACTGAGTAATAACACAAGGCGAAAAAAGGAGGCTAATAACAATGAAACGACAGGTAGCAATTTACGGAAAAGGCGGTATCGGCAAATCGACCACAACCCAGAACACGGTTGCAGCACTGGCAGAAGCGGGAAAGAAGATCATGGTGGTCGGGTGCGACCCGAAAGCGGACTCAACACGGCTCCTCCTGCATGGGATGCACCAGAAGACAGTCTTAGATACGCTTCGGGACGAGGGAGACGACATCGAGCTTGAAGCCGTACTCAAACCGGGATACAAAGGCACGAAATGTGTCGAGTCCGGTGGCCCGGAACCAGGAGTCGGTTGCGCAGGCCGGGGAATCATCACGTCAATCAACCTCCTCGAATCTCTTGGAGCGTATACGGATGAACTCGACTACGTCTTCTACGATGTGCTTGGTGACGTAGTCTGCGGAGGATTCGCAATGCCGATCCGTGAAGGAAAGGCAGAAGAGATCTACATTGTAGCGTCCGGCGAACTGATGGCGCTGTATGCAGCCAACAATATTGCAAAAGGGATCAAGAAGTATGCCGACAACGGAAAAGTGAGACTCGGCGGTATTATCTGTAACAGCCGTAATGTCGACAACGAACGTCCCCTGCTCGAAGCATTTGCCAAAGAACTTGGATCGCAGCTCATCTACTTTGTCCCTAGGGACAACCTTGTGCAGCGGGCCGAAATCAACAAAAAGACGGTAATCGACTATGACCCGACTTCGGGTCAGGCAAATGAGTACCGCAATCTGGCTAAAGCCATTGATGAAAACAAGCTGTTTGTTATCCCCAAACCGATGACACAGGAACGCCTTGAAGAGCTCATGATGCAGCACGGGTTCCTGGACGCAATGTGAAGAGCGGTAAACCAATACGAACGAGATAAAAAAAGGCGGATGTGAAATACATGTTACTGATACGAGCAATTGTTCGACCCGAAAAGAAAGATGAAGTGCTTGCTGAACTGTCCACTGCGGGATTCAATGCAGCCACCATGGTCGATGTGGTTGGCCGGGGAAAGCAGAAAGGAATCAAGATTGGCGGAATGGTCTATGATGAGATCCCAAAGACTCTCATCTTAATGGTCATCCCGGATGAGGCCAAGGACATGGTCATCAAGATGATCTTATCAATTGCAAAGACCGGAACGGAAGGAACATTTGGCGACGGCAAGATCTTTGTCAGTCCCGTTGAAGAAGTCTATACCATCTCAAAAGGCACCCCGGGTCTGTGAGGAGGAGCACGATGAAAGAAATTATGGCGATTGTCCGGATGAAAAAGACCGGAGCCACGAAAAAAGCTCTCATCGCAGCTGGCGTGGCCGGTTTTACTGCGGTAAAAGTGCTCGGTCGGGGCAGGCTTGTGACCGATCCGGAAAAAATTGAAGAATGCCGGGAAAAACTCATGTCGATGGGTATGGACGAGTTCAGTGAGTCGGGTGACACCGAGAAGCTTGTCACCAGTTTCCTGGACGGCTCGCGGTTCTTCCCGCGACGCCTGTTCACGATCCTGGCACATGATGATGACGTTCCCCGTATTATCGAAGCGGTCACAAACGCGAACCGCACGGAATATGGGATTGGGGACGGGACCATCTTTGTCCTGCCGGTAGCCGACGCAGTCCGCGTGCGCACCGGTGAAGCAGGCGAAGCAGCTATCTGGTAACAGGGAGGCATAAAAATGGCAGAAACAGAAGGAACGATAGAGGAGATGCTCGCGCCCTACCCGGATCTGGTAAAGAAAAACCGGAAAAAGCATCTCGTTTTAAAAAACGAGGCGGTCGAATGCTGTCCGCAGATTGAAGCGAATACGCGAACAATCCCCGGTATCATCTCGCAGCGCGGCTGTGCGTATGCCGGGTGCAAAGGTGTGGTGGTTGCACCCATCAAGGATATGATCACCATCACCCACGGCCCGGTCGGCTGCGGGTACTACAGTTGGGGAACGCGCCGCAACAAAGCACGGGCGGATGAGACGACACCCAAAGACAAGATCTATTCGCAGCTCTGCTTCATCACCGATATGCAGGAGCCGGATATCGTCTTTGGCGGGGAGAAGAAACTTGCAAAGATGATCGATGAGGTTGTGGCCGCATTCCACCCGCGGGCGATCAACATCTGCGCAACCTGCCCGGTTGGCCTGATCGGTGACGATATCGGTGCGGTAGCAAAAGCCGCACAGGAACGCCACGGAATCCAGGTGCTCGCCTACAACTGCGAAGGCTACAAAGGAGTCAGCCAGTCGGCAGGTCACCATATTGCCAACAACATCATCATGGACAAAATTGTCGGGACAGGTACGGAAAGAAAACCCGGCAAACACGTCATCAACATCCTTGGTGAGTATAACATCGGCGGTGATGGGTGGGAACTGGAGCGCATTCTCGAAGAGATCGGGTATACGGTCAACAGTATCCTCACCGGTGATGCGAGTTACCTTAACATCAAAAACCTGCACCTTGCCGATCTCAACATCGTCCAGTGCCACCGTTCGATCAACTACATTGCCGAAATGATGGAGACCAAGTACGGCACCCCCTGGCTCAAGGTAAATTTCATCGGTATCGAGTCAACGAACCAGTCGCTGCGACAGATGGCGAAATGCTTTGGTGATCCGGAACTGGTACAAAAAACCGAAATGGTCATCGAACGGGAGACTACCCGGGTGATGGCAGCGCTTGAACAATACCGGAAAATGTGTACGGGTAAGACTGCGTTTGCCTTTGTCGGCGGTTCACGAAGCCACCACTACCAGTACCTGCTCAGGGATATTGGCATGGAAGTTGTCGTTGCGGGATACGAATTTGCCCACCGCGATGACTATGAAGGCCGTCAGGTGATACCCACGATCAAGACGGATTCCGATTCCAAGAATATCCCCGAACTTCACCTGTCGCCCGATGCAAACCTGTACCGTCAAGCGCATGAGCACCTCAGTATCTCGAAAGAACAATATGATGCGCTCAAAAAAGAGATCCCGCTCAGTTATTACGAAGGGATGTTCCCGAACATGAAAAGCGGGGAGCTCCTCATTGACGACTGCAACCATCACGAGATAGAAGAACTCGTTGCACTCTATAAACCCGACCTGGTCTTCTCCGGTGTCCGGGACAAGTATATCGCCCATAAACTGGGTATCGCCTCAAAACAGCTCCACTCGTACGACTACAGCGGACCGTATGCCGGTTATACCGGTGCAGTGAACTTTGCGCGTGATGTAACAGACGCGTTGATGACACCGGCCTGGAACCTGATCATTCCCCCGTGGGAAAAAACAGAGAAAACAGGAAGTGAGAACAATGCTTGAATGTATCCCGGAGACTCCGATAGAACATACGACCGGGAAGATTAACCCGGCCAAAACCTGCCAGCCTCTCGGCGCTATGTATGCTGCGCTCGGCATCCACAGCTGCCTGCCCCACAGCCACGGCTCGCAGGGCTGCTGTGCCTACCACCGCATGCACCTGACCCGGCACTTCCGGGAACCGGCGCTTGCCTCATCGAGTTCCTTTACTGAAGGAGCTTCGGTCTTTGGCGGTGCGGCAAACCTCAAGACTTCCATCAAGAACGTCTTTGCCATCTACAATCCCGAGGTCATGGCAATTCACACAACCTGCCTCTCCGAGACAATTGGTGACGATATCCCCAGCATTCTCAAACAGGCAGAGATACCCGAAGGAAAGACGGTCATCCACATCAACACTCCCAGTTACCAGGGATCGCATATCACCGGTTTTGCCGGTATGTGCAAGGCGATGGTTGCGTACCTCAGCGAGTCTGACGGGACGCCCCAGAAAGATCAGGTGAACGTTCTCCCGGGATTTGTGAACCCGGGCGACATGCGGGAGATCCGCCGTATCGTGACCGAACTCGGCGTGAAAATGATTATGTTCCCCGATACGTCAGGTGTCCTTGATGCCCCGCTCACGAAAAAATACCAGATGTATCCCGATGGCGGTGCAACAGTCGCCGAGATCCGCGATGCCGGCAACTCCTCGCTCACGCTTGCGCTGGGTGCGTTCGCCTCAAATGATGCCGCCGGGCTCCTGCAGGAAAAATGCGGGGTCACTGGTGTCCCCTTAAAACTCCCCATTGGCCTGAAAGCCACGGATGCGTTCATCATGGCTATCAAAGACTGGTTTGGCGTTGAGGTTCCTGCCTCTCTCGCGCTTGAACGTGGGCAGGTAGTTGACACCCTCATTGACACAAACATCCACTACCAGGGAAAAACCGTTGCAATCTTTGGTGACCCTGACCATGTCATTGCCATGACCGAATTCATTCTGACCATGGGAATGGTTCCGAAATATGTCCTGACCGGAACGCCCGGCAAGGCGTTCGCCATCGAGATTAATAAGATGTTGGAAGAGGCCGGGATCACGGGAAGCAGGGTAAAAGTGGAAGGCGATCTCTTTGAACTCCAGCAGTGGATACGGGAAGAGAAAGTCGATCTGCTGATCGGCACTACCTACGGCAAGTATATCGCAAGAACTGAGGACATTCCGTTCGTCCGCTTCGGTTTCCCGATTCTCGACCGGGCCGTGCACCCGCTTATGCCGGTTGTCGGCTACCGTGGATGCCTGCGCCTGATCGAGCAGATCAGCAACGCGCTCCTTGACCGCCGGGACCGCGACAGCCTTGATGAAGACTTTGAACTTGTGTTATAACGGGTAATGCCCGGATAGGTGATGGAACATGGATACCAGCTCAGTTACCGCCGAAGGGGCGGCATGTATCAGCGAACGCCAGAACTCCATTATGACCACGGGGAAAAGCAAAAGCAGCATCCACTGCGCTGACGACAGCCTTGCCGGCTCCGTCAGCCAGCGGGCCTGCGTGTTCTGCGGGGCCCGGGTGGTCTTAAACCCGGTCACCGATGCAGCTCATCTCATCCACGGCCCCATCGGCTGTGCCACCTATACGTGGGACATCCGGGGGAGCCTCTCAAGCGGTTCCGAGATGTACCGGAACAGTTTTTCCACCGACATGAAAGAGCGGGACGTGGTCTTTGGCGGGGAGAAGAAACTTGCAACCTGCATTGACGAGGTCGTAAACAAGTACCACCCGCCGGCAATGTTCGTGTATTCGACCTGCGTTTCAGGTATGATTGGC
The sequence above is drawn from the Methanomicrobiales archaeon HGW-Methanomicrobiales-1 genome and encodes:
- a CDS encoding FMN-binding glutamate synthase family protein — translated: MNLRQPNANEANGTVNRSRSVAPCSGICTRCIDGCKGSCEIWLSSFRGREVLYPGPFGEITAGADKNYPIDYSHLNIQGYAVGANGLPDGVEAGPDTAIFSDVNTETEYGWDKKVKMRLPIFTGALGSTEIARVNWEHFAIGAAIAGITLVCGENVCGIDPGLKLDNKGKVIESPEMDRRINVYKKFHDGFGEILVQMNVEDTRLGTAEYVASKHNLDTIELKWGQGAKCIGGEIKVKSLERAIELKKRGYIVLPDPTLKENQAAFKAGAIKEFERHSRLGFVTKEGFLEEVDRLRDIGFKRVTLKTGAYSMVELAMALRYSSEAKIDLLTIDGAPGGTGMSPWPMMNEWGIPSFYLQSLAYEFACKLEKKGFRVPDLAMAGGFSDEPGAFKALAMGSPYFKAVCMGRGLMIPGFVGKNIDKWVKEGDLPKSVSKYGNNIEEIFVCYEDLKEKFGPRMSEIPMGAVGIYTYAQKFRTGLQQIMAGSRNFRLSTMSRDDLMALTPEAADVSGIDYVMSARYDEAMGQLLD
- the nifH gene encoding nitrogenase iron protein; translated protein: MKRQVAIYGKGGIGKSTTTQNTVAALAEAGKKIMVVGCDPKADSTRLLLHGMHQKTVLDTLRDEGDDIELEAVLKPGYKGTKCVESGGPEPGVGCAGRGIITSINLLESLGAYTDELDYVFYDVLGDVVCGGFAMPIREGKAEEIYIVASGELMALYAANNIAKGIKKYADNGKVRLGGIICNSRNVDNERPLLEAFAKELGSQLIYFVPRDNLVQRAEINKKTVIDYDPTSGQANEYRNLAKAIDENKLFVIPKPMTQERLEELMMQHGFLDAM
- a CDS encoding P-II family nitrogen regulator; the protein is MLLIRAIVRPEKKDEVLAELSTAGFNAATMVDVVGRGKQKGIKIGGMVYDEIPKTLILMVIPDEAKDMVIKMILSIAKTGTEGTFGDGKIFVSPVEEVYTISKGTPGL
- a CDS encoding P-II family nitrogen regulator yields the protein MKEIMAIVRMKKTGATKKALIAAGVAGFTAVKVLGRGRLVTDPEKIEECREKLMSMGMDEFSESGDTEKLVTSFLDGSRFFPRRLFTILAHDDDVPRIIEAVTNANRTEYGIGDGTIFVLPVADAVRVRTGEAGEAAIW
- the nifD gene encoding nitrogenase molybdenum-iron protein alpha chain; this translates as MAETEGTIEEMLAPYPDLVKKNRKKHLVLKNEAVECCPQIEANTRTIPGIISQRGCAYAGCKGVVVAPIKDMITITHGPVGCGYYSWGTRRNKARADETTPKDKIYSQLCFITDMQEPDIVFGGEKKLAKMIDEVVAAFHPRAINICATCPVGLIGDDIGAVAKAAQERHGIQVLAYNCEGYKGVSQSAGHHIANNIIMDKIVGTGTERKPGKHVINILGEYNIGGDGWELERILEEIGYTVNSILTGDASYLNIKNLHLADLNIVQCHRSINYIAEMMETKYGTPWLKVNFIGIESTNQSLRQMAKCFGDPELVQKTEMVIERETTRVMAALEQYRKMCTGKTAFAFVGGSRSHHYQYLLRDIGMEVVVAGYEFAHRDDYEGRQVIPTIKTDSDSKNIPELHLSPDANLYRQAHEHLSISKEQYDALKKEIPLSYYEGMFPNMKSGELLIDDCNHHEIEELVALYKPDLVFSGVRDKYIAHKLGIASKQLHSYDYSGPYAGYTGAVNFARDVTDALMTPAWNLIIPPWEKTEKTGSENNA
- a CDS encoding nitrogenase molybdenum-iron protein subunit beta; this encodes MLECIPETPIEHTTGKINPAKTCQPLGAMYAALGIHSCLPHSHGSQGCCAYHRMHLTRHFREPALASSSSFTEGASVFGGAANLKTSIKNVFAIYNPEVMAIHTTCLSETIGDDIPSILKQAEIPEGKTVIHINTPSYQGSHITGFAGMCKAMVAYLSESDGTPQKDQVNVLPGFVNPGDMREIRRIVTELGVKMIMFPDTSGVLDAPLTKKYQMYPDGGATVAEIRDAGNSSLTLALGAFASNDAAGLLQEKCGVTGVPLKLPIGLKATDAFIMAIKDWFGVEVPASLALERGQVVDTLIDTNIHYQGKTVAIFGDPDHVIAMTEFILTMGMVPKYVLTGTPGKAFAIEINKMLEEAGITGSRVKVEGDLFELQQWIREEKVDLLIGTTYGKYIARTEDIPFVRFGFPILDRAVHPLMPVVGYRGCLRLIEQISNALLDRRDRDSLDEDFELVL